A genome region from Megalobrama amblycephala isolate DHTTF-2021 linkage group LG16, ASM1881202v1, whole genome shotgun sequence includes the following:
- the LOC125249057 gene encoding oocyte zinc finger protein XlCOF15-like, with protein MNYPKSRSKRHEDPEERRDEMEEQERPHLCPVCGKSFSQLANCKKHQKIHSSVKSHAFVDCGKTFNTSEYLRKHQKTHTTERPFTCAQCGLSFKGKNDLVSHEIIHIGKKPHTCRQCGRSFIQSSGLTYHMRHHSGEKAFNYDRCGKNFTSMPNLKKHLTIHMNEHEKCHKCPLCGKCFSRMDSLKQHQKVHDVVWDHVFRAWEELYSSEPFEAAPEDS; from the exons ATGAATTATCCAAAATCACGCAGCAAGAGACATGAGGATCCTGAGGAGCGAAGAG ATGAAATGGAAGAGCAAGAAAGGCCTCATCTCTGtcctgtgtgtggaaagagtttttcacagctgGCCAACTGCAAGAAGCACCAGAAGATCCATTCTTCAGTGAAATCTCATGCTTTTGTGGACTGCGGCAAGACCTTCAACACGTCTGAATATCTGCGAAAGCATCAGAAAACTCACACTACAGAAAGACCGTTCACATGCGCTCAGTGTGGACTGAGTTTCAAAGGTAAAAACGACCTTGTGTCGCATGAAATAATTCACATTGGAAAGAAGCCGCACACGTGCCGTcagtgtgggaggagcttcataCAGTCATCAGGACTCACTTATCATATGCGTCATCACTCTGGAGAAAAAGCATTTAATTATGATCGGTGTGGGAAAAATTTCACCTCAATGCCAAATCTAAAAAAACACCTGACAATTCATATGAATGAGCATGAGAAGTGCCATAAGTGTCCTTTGTGTGGAAAGTGTTTCTCACGCATGGACTCTCTGAAACAGCACCAAAAAGTACATGATGTTGTGTGGGATCATGTGTTTCGAGCGTGGGAAGAGCTTTATAGCAGTgagccatttgaagctgcaccaGAGGATTCATAG